The following coding sequences lie in one Peromyscus maniculatus bairdii isolate BWxNUB_F1_BW_parent chromosome 3, HU_Pman_BW_mat_3.1, whole genome shotgun sequence genomic window:
- the Smarcd3 gene encoding SWI/SNF-related matrix-associated actin-dependent regulator of chromatin subfamily D member 3 isoform X6: protein MCKGPERPGMPSGARMPHQGAPMGPPGSPYMGSPAVRPGLAPAGMEPARKRAAPPPGQSQPQGQGQPVPTAPARSRSAKRRKMADKILPQRIRELVPESQAYMDLLAFERKLDQTIMRKRVDIQEALKRPMKQKRKLRLYISNTFNPAKPDAEDSDGSIASWELRVEGKLLDDVRPGPGLSRCPGPSKQKRKFSSFFKSLVIELDKDLYGPDNHLVEWHRTPTTQETDGFQVKRPGDLSVRCTLLLMLDYQPPQFKLDPRLARLLGLHTQSRSAIVQALWQYVKTNRLQDSHDKEYINGDKYFQQIFDCPRLKFSEIPQRLTALLLPPDPIVINHVISVDPSDQKKTACYDIDVEVEEPLKGQMSSFLLSTANQQEISALDSKIHETIESINQLKIQRDFMLSFSRDPKGYVQDLLRSQSRDLKVMTDVAGNPEEERRAEFYHQPWSQEAVSRYFYCKIQQRRQELEQSLVVRNT, encoded by the exons cgCCCCGGGATGCCGTCTGGAGCCCGAATGCCCCACCAGGGGGCGCCCATGGGCCCCCCGGGCTCCCCGTACATGGGCAGCCCCGCCGTGCGACCCGGCCTGGCCCCCGCGGGCATGGAGCCCGCCCGCAAGCGAGCAGCGCCCCCGCccgggcagagccagccacagggccagggccagcctgTGCCCACCGCCCCCGCGCGGAGCCGCAg tgCCAAGAGGAGGAAGATGGCTGACAAAATCCTCCCTCAAAGG ATTCGGGAGCTGGTCCCGGAGTCCCAGGCTTACATGGAcctcctagcatttgagaggaaACTGGATCAAACCATCATGCGGAAGCGGGTGGACATCCAGGAGGCCCTGAAGAGGCCCATGAAG CAAAAGCGAAAGCTGCGCCTTTATATCTCCAATACTTTTAACCCTGCGAAGCCCGACGCTGAAGACTCTGACGGCAGCATTGCCTCCTGGGAGCTGCGGGTGGAGGGGAAGCTCTTGGATGATGTACGTCCTGGCCCAGgtctctccaggtgtcctggG CCCAGTAAGCAGAAGCGGAagttctcttccttcttcaaGAGTTTGGTCATTGAGTTGGACAAAGACCTTTACGGCCCCGACAACCACCTCGTTGAG TGGCACCGGACACCCACAACCCAGGAGACAGATGGGTTCCAAGTGAAGAGACCAGGGGACCTGAGTGTGCGCTGTACCCTGCTCCTTATGCTGGACTATCAG CCTCCCCAGTTCAAACTGGACCCCCGATTAGCCCGGCTGCTGGGGTTACATACACAGAGCCGCTCAGCCATTGTCCAGGCGCTATGGCAGTACGTGAAGACCAACCGGCTGCAGGATTCCCATGACAAGGAATACATCAATGGAGACAAGTATTTCCAGCAG ATTTTTGACTGTCCCCGCCTGAAGTTCTCCGAGATCCCCCAGCGCCTCACAGCCCTGCTGCTGCCCCCTGATCCGATTGTTATCAACCACGTCATCAG CGTGGACCCATCAGACCAGAAGAAGACAGCATGCTATGACATTGATGTGGAGGTAGAGGAGCCACTGAAGGGGCAGATGAGCAGCTTTCTCCTGTCCACGGCCAACCAGCAGGAGATCAGTGCTCTGGACAGTAAG ATCCACGAGACGATCGAGTCCATAAACCAGCTCAAGATCCAGAGGGACTTCATGCTAAGCTTCTCCAGAGACCCCAAAGGCTACGTCCAAGACCTGCTCCGCTCTCAGAGCCGAGACCTCAAg GTGATGACGGACGTGGCTGGTAACCCTGAGGAGGAACGCCGGGCGGAGTTCTACCACCAGCCCTGGTCCCAGGAAGCCGTCAGCCGCTACTTCTACTGTAAG ATCCAGCAGCGTAGGCAGGAGCTGGAACAATCGCTGGTCGTGCGCAACACCTAG
- the Smarcd3 gene encoding SWI/SNF-related matrix-associated actin-dependent regulator of chromatin subfamily D member 3 isoform X4, with protein sequence MTPGLQHLPTVVQRPGMPSGARMPHQGAPMGPPGSPYMGSPAVRPGLAPAGMEPARKRAAPPPGQSQPQGQGQPVPTAPARSRSAKRRKMADKILPQRIRELVPESQAYMDLLAFERKLDQTIMRKRVDIQEALKRPMKQKRKLRLYISNTFNPAKPDAEDSDGSIASWELRVEGKLLDDVRPGPGLSRCPGPSKQKRKFSSFFKSLVIELDKDLYGPDNHLVEWHRTPTTQETDGFQVKRPGDLSVRCTLLLMLDYQPPQFKLDPRLARLLGLHTQSRSAIVQALWQYVKTNRLQDSHDKEYINGDKYFQQIFDCPRLKFSEIPQRLTALLLPPDPIVINHVISVDPSDQKKTACYDIDVEVEEPLKGQMSSFLLSTANQQEISALDSKIHETIESINQLKIQRDFMLSFSRDPKGYVQDLLRSQSRDLKVMTDVAGNPEEERRAEFYHQPWSQEAVSRYFYCKIQQRRQELEQSLVVRNT encoded by the exons cgCCCCGGGATGCCGTCTGGAGCCCGAATGCCCCACCAGGGGGCGCCCATGGGCCCCCCGGGCTCCCCGTACATGGGCAGCCCCGCCGTGCGACCCGGCCTGGCCCCCGCGGGCATGGAGCCCGCCCGCAAGCGAGCAGCGCCCCCGCccgggcagagccagccacagggccagggccagcctgTGCCCACCGCCCCCGCGCGGAGCCGCAg tgCCAAGAGGAGGAAGATGGCTGACAAAATCCTCCCTCAAAGG ATTCGGGAGCTGGTCCCGGAGTCCCAGGCTTACATGGAcctcctagcatttgagaggaaACTGGATCAAACCATCATGCGGAAGCGGGTGGACATCCAGGAGGCCCTGAAGAGGCCCATGAAG CAAAAGCGAAAGCTGCGCCTTTATATCTCCAATACTTTTAACCCTGCGAAGCCCGACGCTGAAGACTCTGACGGCAGCATTGCCTCCTGGGAGCTGCGGGTGGAGGGGAAGCTCTTGGATGATGTACGTCCTGGCCCAGgtctctccaggtgtcctggG CCCAGTAAGCAGAAGCGGAagttctcttccttcttcaaGAGTTTGGTCATTGAGTTGGACAAAGACCTTTACGGCCCCGACAACCACCTCGTTGAG TGGCACCGGACACCCACAACCCAGGAGACAGATGGGTTCCAAGTGAAGAGACCAGGGGACCTGAGTGTGCGCTGTACCCTGCTCCTTATGCTGGACTATCAG CCTCCCCAGTTCAAACTGGACCCCCGATTAGCCCGGCTGCTGGGGTTACATACACAGAGCCGCTCAGCCATTGTCCAGGCGCTATGGCAGTACGTGAAGACCAACCGGCTGCAGGATTCCCATGACAAGGAATACATCAATGGAGACAAGTATTTCCAGCAG ATTTTTGACTGTCCCCGCCTGAAGTTCTCCGAGATCCCCCAGCGCCTCACAGCCCTGCTGCTGCCCCCTGATCCGATTGTTATCAACCACGTCATCAG CGTGGACCCATCAGACCAGAAGAAGACAGCATGCTATGACATTGATGTGGAGGTAGAGGAGCCACTGAAGGGGCAGATGAGCAGCTTTCTCCTGTCCACGGCCAACCAGCAGGAGATCAGTGCTCTGGACAGTAAG ATCCACGAGACGATCGAGTCCATAAACCAGCTCAAGATCCAGAGGGACTTCATGCTAAGCTTCTCCAGAGACCCCAAAGGCTACGTCCAAGACCTGCTCCGCTCTCAGAGCCGAGACCTCAAg GTGATGACGGACGTGGCTGGTAACCCTGAGGAGGAACGCCGGGCGGAGTTCTACCACCAGCCCTGGTCCCAGGAAGCCGTCAGCCGCTACTTCTACTGTAAG ATCCAGCAGCGTAGGCAGGAGCTGGAACAATCGCTGGTCGTGCGCAACACCTAG
- the Smarcd3 gene encoding SWI/SNF-related matrix-associated actin-dependent regulator of chromatin subfamily D member 3 isoform X2 translates to MAADEVAGGARKATKSKLFEFLVHGVRPGMPSGARMPHQGAPMGPPGSPYMGSPAVRPGLAPAGMEPARKRAAPPPGQSQPQGQGQPVPTAPARSRSAKRRKMADKILPQRIRELVPESQAYMDLLAFERKLDQTIMRKRVDIQEALKRPMKQKRKLRLYISNTFNPAKPDAEDSDGSIASWELRVEGKLLDDVRPGPVPVPFPQPSKQKRKFSSFFKSLVIELDKDLYGPDNHLVEWHRTPTTQETDGFQVKRPGDLSVRCTLLLMLDYQPPQFKLDPRLARLLGLHTQSRSAIVQALWQYVKTNRLQDSHDKEYINGDKYFQQIFDCPRLKFSEIPQRLTALLLPPDPIVINHVISVDPSDQKKTACYDIDVEVEEPLKGQMSSFLLSTANQQEISALDSKIHETIESINQLKIQRDFMLSFSRDPKGYVQDLLRSQSRDLKVMTDVAGNPEEERRAEFYHQPWSQEAVSRYFYCKIQQRRQELEQSLVVRNT, encoded by the exons ATGGCCGCGGACGAAGTTGCCGGAGGGGCGCGCAAAGCCACGAAAAGCAAACTTTTTGAGTTTCTGGTCCATGGGGTG cgCCCCGGGATGCCGTCTGGAGCCCGAATGCCCCACCAGGGGGCGCCCATGGGCCCCCCGGGCTCCCCGTACATGGGCAGCCCCGCCGTGCGACCCGGCCTGGCCCCCGCGGGCATGGAGCCCGCCCGCAAGCGAGCAGCGCCCCCGCccgggcagagccagccacagggccagggccagcctgTGCCCACCGCCCCCGCGCGGAGCCGCAg tgCCAAGAGGAGGAAGATGGCTGACAAAATCCTCCCTCAAAGG ATTCGGGAGCTGGTCCCGGAGTCCCAGGCTTACATGGAcctcctagcatttgagaggaaACTGGATCAAACCATCATGCGGAAGCGGGTGGACATCCAGGAGGCCCTGAAGAGGCCCATGAAG CAAAAGCGAAAGCTGCGCCTTTATATCTCCAATACTTTTAACCCTGCGAAGCCCGACGCTGAAGACTCTGACGGCAGCATTGCCTCCTGGGAGCTGCGGGTGGAGGGGAAGCTCTTGGATGATGTACGTCCTGGCCCAG TCCCTGTCCCTTTCCCACAGCCCAGTAAGCAGAAGCGGAagttctcttccttcttcaaGAGTTTGGTCATTGAGTTGGACAAAGACCTTTACGGCCCCGACAACCACCTCGTTGAG TGGCACCGGACACCCACAACCCAGGAGACAGATGGGTTCCAAGTGAAGAGACCAGGGGACCTGAGTGTGCGCTGTACCCTGCTCCTTATGCTGGACTATCAG CCTCCCCAGTTCAAACTGGACCCCCGATTAGCCCGGCTGCTGGGGTTACATACACAGAGCCGCTCAGCCATTGTCCAGGCGCTATGGCAGTACGTGAAGACCAACCGGCTGCAGGATTCCCATGACAAGGAATACATCAATGGAGACAAGTATTTCCAGCAG ATTTTTGACTGTCCCCGCCTGAAGTTCTCCGAGATCCCCCAGCGCCTCACAGCCCTGCTGCTGCCCCCTGATCCGATTGTTATCAACCACGTCATCAG CGTGGACCCATCAGACCAGAAGAAGACAGCATGCTATGACATTGATGTGGAGGTAGAGGAGCCACTGAAGGGGCAGATGAGCAGCTTTCTCCTGTCCACGGCCAACCAGCAGGAGATCAGTGCTCTGGACAGTAAG ATCCACGAGACGATCGAGTCCATAAACCAGCTCAAGATCCAGAGGGACTTCATGCTAAGCTTCTCCAGAGACCCCAAAGGCTACGTCCAAGACCTGCTCCGCTCTCAGAGCCGAGACCTCAAg GTGATGACGGACGTGGCTGGTAACCCTGAGGAGGAACGCCGGGCGGAGTTCTACCACCAGCCCTGGTCCCAGGAAGCCGTCAGCCGCTACTTCTACTGTAAG ATCCAGCAGCGTAGGCAGGAGCTGGAACAATCGCTGGTCGTGCGCAACACCTAG
- the Smarcd3 gene encoding SWI/SNF-related matrix-associated actin-dependent regulator of chromatin subfamily D member 3 isoform X1, protein MAADEVAGGARKATKSKLFEFLVHGVRPGMPSGARMPHQGAPMGPPGSPYMGSPAVRPGLAPAGMEPARKRAAPPPGQSQPQGQGQPVPTAPARSRSAKRRKMADKILPQRIRELVPESQAYMDLLAFERKLDQTIMRKRVDIQEALKRPMKQKRKLRLYISNTFNPAKPDAEDSDGSIASWELRVEGKLLDDVRPGPGLSRCPGPSKQKRKFSSFFKSLVIELDKDLYGPDNHLVEWHRTPTTQETDGFQVKRPGDLSVRCTLLLMLDYQPPQFKLDPRLARLLGLHTQSRSAIVQALWQYVKTNRLQDSHDKEYINGDKYFQQIFDCPRLKFSEIPQRLTALLLPPDPIVINHVISVDPSDQKKTACYDIDVEVEEPLKGQMSSFLLSTANQQEISALDSKIHETIESINQLKIQRDFMLSFSRDPKGYVQDLLRSQSRDLKVMTDVAGNPEEERRAEFYHQPWSQEAVSRYFYCKIQQRRQELEQSLVVRNT, encoded by the exons ATGGCCGCGGACGAAGTTGCCGGAGGGGCGCGCAAAGCCACGAAAAGCAAACTTTTTGAGTTTCTGGTCCATGGGGTG cgCCCCGGGATGCCGTCTGGAGCCCGAATGCCCCACCAGGGGGCGCCCATGGGCCCCCCGGGCTCCCCGTACATGGGCAGCCCCGCCGTGCGACCCGGCCTGGCCCCCGCGGGCATGGAGCCCGCCCGCAAGCGAGCAGCGCCCCCGCccgggcagagccagccacagggccagggccagcctgTGCCCACCGCCCCCGCGCGGAGCCGCAg tgCCAAGAGGAGGAAGATGGCTGACAAAATCCTCCCTCAAAGG ATTCGGGAGCTGGTCCCGGAGTCCCAGGCTTACATGGAcctcctagcatttgagaggaaACTGGATCAAACCATCATGCGGAAGCGGGTGGACATCCAGGAGGCCCTGAAGAGGCCCATGAAG CAAAAGCGAAAGCTGCGCCTTTATATCTCCAATACTTTTAACCCTGCGAAGCCCGACGCTGAAGACTCTGACGGCAGCATTGCCTCCTGGGAGCTGCGGGTGGAGGGGAAGCTCTTGGATGATGTACGTCCTGGCCCAGgtctctccaggtgtcctggG CCCAGTAAGCAGAAGCGGAagttctcttccttcttcaaGAGTTTGGTCATTGAGTTGGACAAAGACCTTTACGGCCCCGACAACCACCTCGTTGAG TGGCACCGGACACCCACAACCCAGGAGACAGATGGGTTCCAAGTGAAGAGACCAGGGGACCTGAGTGTGCGCTGTACCCTGCTCCTTATGCTGGACTATCAG CCTCCCCAGTTCAAACTGGACCCCCGATTAGCCCGGCTGCTGGGGTTACATACACAGAGCCGCTCAGCCATTGTCCAGGCGCTATGGCAGTACGTGAAGACCAACCGGCTGCAGGATTCCCATGACAAGGAATACATCAATGGAGACAAGTATTTCCAGCAG ATTTTTGACTGTCCCCGCCTGAAGTTCTCCGAGATCCCCCAGCGCCTCACAGCCCTGCTGCTGCCCCCTGATCCGATTGTTATCAACCACGTCATCAG CGTGGACCCATCAGACCAGAAGAAGACAGCATGCTATGACATTGATGTGGAGGTAGAGGAGCCACTGAAGGGGCAGATGAGCAGCTTTCTCCTGTCCACGGCCAACCAGCAGGAGATCAGTGCTCTGGACAGTAAG ATCCACGAGACGATCGAGTCCATAAACCAGCTCAAGATCCAGAGGGACTTCATGCTAAGCTTCTCCAGAGACCCCAAAGGCTACGTCCAAGACCTGCTCCGCTCTCAGAGCCGAGACCTCAAg GTGATGACGGACGTGGCTGGTAACCCTGAGGAGGAACGCCGGGCGGAGTTCTACCACCAGCCCTGGTCCCAGGAAGCCGTCAGCCGCTACTTCTACTGTAAG ATCCAGCAGCGTAGGCAGGAGCTGGAACAATCGCTGGTCGTGCGCAACACCTAG
- the Smarcd3 gene encoding SWI/SNF-related matrix-associated actin-dependent regulator of chromatin subfamily D member 3 isoform X5: protein MYLPTAQDPGDPTRPGMPSGARMPHQGAPMGPPGSPYMGSPAVRPGLAPAGMEPARKRAAPPPGQSQPQGQGQPVPTAPARSRSAKRRKMADKILPQRIRELVPESQAYMDLLAFERKLDQTIMRKRVDIQEALKRPMKQKRKLRLYISNTFNPAKPDAEDSDGSIASWELRVEGKLLDDVRPGPGLSRCPGPSKQKRKFSSFFKSLVIELDKDLYGPDNHLVEWHRTPTTQETDGFQVKRPGDLSVRCTLLLMLDYQPPQFKLDPRLARLLGLHTQSRSAIVQALWQYVKTNRLQDSHDKEYINGDKYFQQIFDCPRLKFSEIPQRLTALLLPPDPIVINHVISVDPSDQKKTACYDIDVEVEEPLKGQMSSFLLSTANQQEISALDSKIHETIESINQLKIQRDFMLSFSRDPKGYVQDLLRSQSRDLKVMTDVAGNPEEERRAEFYHQPWSQEAVSRYFYCKIQQRRQELEQSLVVRNT from the exons ATGTACCTGCCCACGGCGCAGGACCCTGGGGACCCCACG cgCCCCGGGATGCCGTCTGGAGCCCGAATGCCCCACCAGGGGGCGCCCATGGGCCCCCCGGGCTCCCCGTACATGGGCAGCCCCGCCGTGCGACCCGGCCTGGCCCCCGCGGGCATGGAGCCCGCCCGCAAGCGAGCAGCGCCCCCGCccgggcagagccagccacagggccagggccagcctgTGCCCACCGCCCCCGCGCGGAGCCGCAg tgCCAAGAGGAGGAAGATGGCTGACAAAATCCTCCCTCAAAGG ATTCGGGAGCTGGTCCCGGAGTCCCAGGCTTACATGGAcctcctagcatttgagaggaaACTGGATCAAACCATCATGCGGAAGCGGGTGGACATCCAGGAGGCCCTGAAGAGGCCCATGAAG CAAAAGCGAAAGCTGCGCCTTTATATCTCCAATACTTTTAACCCTGCGAAGCCCGACGCTGAAGACTCTGACGGCAGCATTGCCTCCTGGGAGCTGCGGGTGGAGGGGAAGCTCTTGGATGATGTACGTCCTGGCCCAGgtctctccaggtgtcctggG CCCAGTAAGCAGAAGCGGAagttctcttccttcttcaaGAGTTTGGTCATTGAGTTGGACAAAGACCTTTACGGCCCCGACAACCACCTCGTTGAG TGGCACCGGACACCCACAACCCAGGAGACAGATGGGTTCCAAGTGAAGAGACCAGGGGACCTGAGTGTGCGCTGTACCCTGCTCCTTATGCTGGACTATCAG CCTCCCCAGTTCAAACTGGACCCCCGATTAGCCCGGCTGCTGGGGTTACATACACAGAGCCGCTCAGCCATTGTCCAGGCGCTATGGCAGTACGTGAAGACCAACCGGCTGCAGGATTCCCATGACAAGGAATACATCAATGGAGACAAGTATTTCCAGCAG ATTTTTGACTGTCCCCGCCTGAAGTTCTCCGAGATCCCCCAGCGCCTCACAGCCCTGCTGCTGCCCCCTGATCCGATTGTTATCAACCACGTCATCAG CGTGGACCCATCAGACCAGAAGAAGACAGCATGCTATGACATTGATGTGGAGGTAGAGGAGCCACTGAAGGGGCAGATGAGCAGCTTTCTCCTGTCCACGGCCAACCAGCAGGAGATCAGTGCTCTGGACAGTAAG ATCCACGAGACGATCGAGTCCATAAACCAGCTCAAGATCCAGAGGGACTTCATGCTAAGCTTCTCCAGAGACCCCAAAGGCTACGTCCAAGACCTGCTCCGCTCTCAGAGCCGAGACCTCAAg GTGATGACGGACGTGGCTGGTAACCCTGAGGAGGAACGCCGGGCGGAGTTCTACCACCAGCCCTGGTCCCAGGAAGCCGTCAGCCGCTACTTCTACTGTAAG ATCCAGCAGCGTAGGCAGGAGCTGGAACAATCGCTGGTCGTGCGCAACACCTAG
- the Smarcd3 gene encoding SWI/SNF-related matrix-associated actin-dependent regulator of chromatin subfamily D member 3 isoform X3: MAADEVAGGARKATKSKLFEFLVHGVRPGMPSGARMPHQGAPMGPPGSPYMGSPAVRPGLAPAGMEPARKRAAPPPGQSQPQGQGQPVPTAPARSRSAKRRKMADKILPQRIRELVPESQAYMDLLAFERKLDQTIMRKRVDIQEALKRPMKQKRKLRLYISNTFNPAKPDAEDSDGSIASWELRVEGKLLDDPSKQKRKFSSFFKSLVIELDKDLYGPDNHLVEWHRTPTTQETDGFQVKRPGDLSVRCTLLLMLDYQPPQFKLDPRLARLLGLHTQSRSAIVQALWQYVKTNRLQDSHDKEYINGDKYFQQIFDCPRLKFSEIPQRLTALLLPPDPIVINHVISVDPSDQKKTACYDIDVEVEEPLKGQMSSFLLSTANQQEISALDSKIHETIESINQLKIQRDFMLSFSRDPKGYVQDLLRSQSRDLKVMTDVAGNPEEERRAEFYHQPWSQEAVSRYFYCKIQQRRQELEQSLVVRNT; this comes from the exons ATGGCCGCGGACGAAGTTGCCGGAGGGGCGCGCAAAGCCACGAAAAGCAAACTTTTTGAGTTTCTGGTCCATGGGGTG cgCCCCGGGATGCCGTCTGGAGCCCGAATGCCCCACCAGGGGGCGCCCATGGGCCCCCCGGGCTCCCCGTACATGGGCAGCCCCGCCGTGCGACCCGGCCTGGCCCCCGCGGGCATGGAGCCCGCCCGCAAGCGAGCAGCGCCCCCGCccgggcagagccagccacagggccagggccagcctgTGCCCACCGCCCCCGCGCGGAGCCGCAg tgCCAAGAGGAGGAAGATGGCTGACAAAATCCTCCCTCAAAGG ATTCGGGAGCTGGTCCCGGAGTCCCAGGCTTACATGGAcctcctagcatttgagaggaaACTGGATCAAACCATCATGCGGAAGCGGGTGGACATCCAGGAGGCCCTGAAGAGGCCCATGAAG CAAAAGCGAAAGCTGCGCCTTTATATCTCCAATACTTTTAACCCTGCGAAGCCCGACGCTGAAGACTCTGACGGCAGCATTGCCTCCTGGGAGCTGCGGGTGGAGGGGAAGCTCTTGGATGAT CCCAGTAAGCAGAAGCGGAagttctcttccttcttcaaGAGTTTGGTCATTGAGTTGGACAAAGACCTTTACGGCCCCGACAACCACCTCGTTGAG TGGCACCGGACACCCACAACCCAGGAGACAGATGGGTTCCAAGTGAAGAGACCAGGGGACCTGAGTGTGCGCTGTACCCTGCTCCTTATGCTGGACTATCAG CCTCCCCAGTTCAAACTGGACCCCCGATTAGCCCGGCTGCTGGGGTTACATACACAGAGCCGCTCAGCCATTGTCCAGGCGCTATGGCAGTACGTGAAGACCAACCGGCTGCAGGATTCCCATGACAAGGAATACATCAATGGAGACAAGTATTTCCAGCAG ATTTTTGACTGTCCCCGCCTGAAGTTCTCCGAGATCCCCCAGCGCCTCACAGCCCTGCTGCTGCCCCCTGATCCGATTGTTATCAACCACGTCATCAG CGTGGACCCATCAGACCAGAAGAAGACAGCATGCTATGACATTGATGTGGAGGTAGAGGAGCCACTGAAGGGGCAGATGAGCAGCTTTCTCCTGTCCACGGCCAACCAGCAGGAGATCAGTGCTCTGGACAGTAAG ATCCACGAGACGATCGAGTCCATAAACCAGCTCAAGATCCAGAGGGACTTCATGCTAAGCTTCTCCAGAGACCCCAAAGGCTACGTCCAAGACCTGCTCCGCTCTCAGAGCCGAGACCTCAAg GTGATGACGGACGTGGCTGGTAACCCTGAGGAGGAACGCCGGGCGGAGTTCTACCACCAGCCCTGGTCCCAGGAAGCCGTCAGCCGCTACTTCTACTGTAAG ATCCAGCAGCGTAGGCAGGAGCTGGAACAATCGCTGGTCGTGCGCAACACCTAG